ATGAGACGGGGCGTCATCGAAAACGGCGCGAGAGGAACGGCGTCCTCGCCGGTCTCTTCGCCGGCGTTCGTCCTCTGCCGCGCGTCCTAAAAAAAGGAACCATCCGCATGGATTTCGATTTCTCGGCGATTCTGCTCGGCCTGACCGTGCTGTTCGGGGTGGTCTGGGGGCTGGACCGCCTGTTCTTCTATCGCCGCCGCAAGGCGCGTCTGGCCGCGCAGGGGCGGGAATACCGCGATCCGGCGCCGGTGGACTGGTCGCGTTCGCTGTTTCCGGTGGTGCTGGTCGTGCTGGTGCTGCGCTCCTTCGTGGCCGAGCCGTTCCGCATCCCGTCCGGCTCGATGATGCCGACGCTGGACGTGGGCGATTTCATCCTGGTCAACAAGTTTGCCTACGGGCTGCGCGTGCCGGCTTTCAACAACAAGTTCCTGAGCCTCGGTGAACCCAAGCGGGGCGACGTGGTGGTATTCCGTTTTCCCGGCTATCTCTGCCGCGACGAAGCCGGCCGGCTGCGTCGAGTGGGTGGCGACGAGAGCGGCCCGCCGATGCTGGGCCCCGGCTATCGCTGTCCGGAGCAACCGCTGCCGGTGCAGCAGCAGAACTGGATCAAGCGCGTGATCGGCCTGCCCGGCGACGTCGTCGAGGTCCACGACAGCCAGATCACCATCAACGGCAAGCCGGTCAAGGCCGATTACGTCGGCCCCTTCACCGGCGACCGCCGCCGCCCGGAGGATGCCGAGCTGCTCGCCTACGGCGCGACCATTTGGAATGAACACCTGGACGGCGTCGACCACCTCATCGCGCGGATGCCCGATCGCATGCCGACCCAGCCCATTCCCAACGAGCTCGTCCCCTCGCGCGTGCCCGAGGACTGCTATCTGGTCATGGGCGATGACCGCGAGAACAGCCTGGACAGCCGCTGGTGGGGCTGCGTGCCGGAGAAGAACCTGGCCGGCAAGGCTTTCCTGATCTGGATGAGCTGGAAAGGCTGGGGCACCGGTGGCGTGGACTGGCGCCGGATCGGCACGGTGGTGCACTGATGCGGCACGCGTCGCTGGCATAATCGTCGCTGCGGCCGTTCCGGTTCGCGATGAGGGAGGGGAGACTCATGAAAACACGGCAAGGCGGCATGACCTTGATCGGTTTCCTGTTCGTGCTGGCCATCGTCGGCTTCTTCGGCTACATGGCCATGAAGCTGGTGCCGGCCTACACGGAGTACATGGGCGTGAGCAAGGCGATGAGCCAGATCGCCAGCGGCGGCATGGAAGGCAAGACGCTCGACGATGTCCGCCGCGATCTGCTCTACAAGATGGGTTTCCAGTACGTGGACGACGCCACCATCAAGCCCAGCGACATCACCCTGGACCGTGCCGGCAACGGCGCCACGCTGCGCGTCGCCTACGACAAGGTGGTGCCGTTCCTCTACAACATCTCCTTCCTGCTGCACTTCGAAAAGAGCGTGCAACTGCAAGGCGCACCGACGGGCCAGTAAGCGTTTGAAGCTCGACTACGCTTTCCGCGACGAAGCTCTGCTGCAGTTGGCGCTCACCCACCGCAGCGCCGGCCGGCCGAACAACGAGCGGCTGGAGTTCCTGGGCGATGCGCTGCTGGGCGCGCTGGTGGCCGAGCTGCTCTTCGAGGTTCATCCGCAGGCCAGCGAAGGCGAGCTGTCGCGCTTGCGCGCCCAGCTGGTGAACGGCCCGGCGCTGGCGGTGATCGCGCGTGAGATGGGGCTGGGCGAGGCCTTGCGGCTGGGGCCGGGCGAGCTCAAGAGCGGCGGGTTCCGGCGCGATTCGATCCTGGCCGACGCCTTCGAGGCGGTGCTCGCCGCGGTCTACCTCGATGGCGGGTTCGGCGCTTGCCGTACGCTGGTGCGGCAATGGTTCGCGCCGCGCGTGGCCGCCCTGCCCAAGGCGGCCAAGGATGCCAAGACCCGCCTGCAGGAATGGCTGCAGGCGCGTGCGCTGCCGCTGCCGAGCTACGAGCTGCTGGACAGCCGCGGCGAGGAGCACGCCAGGATCTTCGAAGTGCGCTGCGCGGTCAGCGAGCCCCGGCCGCTGAGCGCGCAGGCGAGCGGCTCCAGCCGCCGGCAGGCCGAGCAGGAGGCCGCACAGGCGGTGCTCGATCAGCTCGAAACCGCGGCGCGCTGAAGGCTTTGAGTTTTTTCTTTTTTCGCAACGGCCAAGGCATGAACGAACCGCACCAGCACGACGAACCGGCGACTCCGGAGCCCGATTTCCGTTGCGGCATGGTGGCTCTGGTGGGCCGTCCCAACGTCGGCAAGTCCACCCTGCTCAACGCGTTGATCGGCTTTCGCCTATCCATCGTCAGCCCGCGCCCGCAGACCACGCGCCACCGCATTCTCGGCATCGATACCGGCGAGGCCGGACAGATCCTGTACGTCGACACGCCGGGCATGCACCGCGGCGGGCGGCGGGCGATCAACCGCAGCCTGAACCGCGTTGCGCGTGCGGCGCTCGACGAGGTCGATCTCGTCGTGCAGGTGATCGAGGCCGGGCGCTGGACCGAGGAGGACGAGGCGCTGTACGCCCTGCTCGCCGGCCAGCCGGTGCCGCGGCTGCTCGCCATCAACAAGGTCGACCTGGCCCGCGACAAGGCCGCGCTGCTGCCCTTCGTCGCGGAGCTTGCGGCCAGCCATGCCTTCGACGCCGTCCACTACGTCAGCGCGCGCCGGCGCAAGGGGCTGGAGCCGCTGCGGGCCGACATCCTCGCCCGCCTGCCGGCCCGCCCGGCGGTGTTCGGCCCCGACGAGATCACCGACCGCAGCGAGCGTTTCCTCGCCGCCGAGCGGGTGCGCGAGCAGCTCATGCTGCGGCTGGACCAGGAAGTGCCCTACGCGACCACGGTGGAGATCGAGCGGTTCCAGGACCGCGACGACGGCGTGACCGAGATCCATGCGGTGATCTGGGTCGAGCGCGAAGGCCAGAAGGCGATCGTGATCGGTCAGGGCGGGGCCCAGCTCAAGGCGATCGGCGCGGCCGCGCGGCGGCAGATGGAGAGCCTGTTCGGCCGCAAGGTATTCCTGAAGCTGTGGGTCAAGGTGCGCGAGGGCTGGAGCGACGACGAGCACCAGCTCAAACGCTTCGGCTACGCTGACTGAAGGTCTGCGCGGCCGGTAGGCGAAGGAGCCTCGAGCCTTGCGTCTGGAACAGCAGCCGGTCTATGTCCTGCATCTGCGCGCCTATCGCGAGACCTCGCTGCTGCTGGAGTGTCTGAGCCGCGACCGCGGTCGCCTGGGCGTTGTCGCGCGCGGCGTGCGTGGCGCGCGGGCGCGCGTGTCGCGGGCGCAGCTCGAGCCTTTCCAGGCGCTCAGGTGCGATCTTCTGCTGCGCGGCGAGCTGGCCACACTGCTTGCGGCGGAAGGCGACGGCCCGGTCCGCCGCCTGGCCGGCACGGCGGGTCTGGCCGGGCTCTATCTCAATGAGCTCACGGTCCGCTTCACCCGTCGCCAGGACCCGCACCCGGCCTTGTTCGCGGCCTATGCGCGCACGCTCGGGCGGCTGGCGGCCGGCGAGGCGCCGGACTGGACGCTGCGCCGCTTCGAGCGCGACCTGCTGCAGGCGACCGGCTATGCCCTGCGTCTGGACAGCACGGCCGAGGGCGCGCCGCTCGAACCGGAAGGCTGGTACGTCTACCAGGTCGAGCGTGGCCCGGTGCGCTGCCCGCCGGAACACGCCTATGCGCTGCGCGGCGTCGATCTTGCCGCCCTGGCCGCGGACCGCGAGCCCGCGCCCGCCGCCCGCTTGCCGCTGCGGGCGATGATGCGCGAGGTGATCCGTCACCACCTGGGTGGCGAACCGCGCACCTGGCAGTGGCTGGCCCGTCTGCCGCGGCGCTGAAGGCTCAATCCGGCGTCGCGTGGCCGAGCGCGGCGAGGGTGCCGGTGAGCGTGCCGCGGAAGGCCGCGCATTCACCGGGCGCGGGTGTGCGCCCGCTCCTGAGCCGCGCGAGCAGCCTGGCCGCCTGATCGGCCAGCGCGCTGGCCCCGCAGAAACCGCACGAGGCGCG
The DNA window shown above is from Aerosticca soli and carries:
- the lepB gene encoding signal peptidase I is translated as MDFDFSAILLGLTVLFGVVWGLDRLFFYRRRKARLAAQGREYRDPAPVDWSRSLFPVVLVVLVLRSFVAEPFRIPSGSMMPTLDVGDFILVNKFAYGLRVPAFNNKFLSLGEPKRGDVVVFRFPGYLCRDEAGRLRRVGGDESGPPMLGPGYRCPEQPLPVQQQNWIKRVIGLPGDVVEVHDSQITINGKPVKADYVGPFTGDRRRPEDAELLAYGATIWNEHLDGVDHLIARMPDRMPTQPIPNELVPSRVPEDCYLVMGDDRENSLDSRWWGCVPEKNLAGKAFLIWMSWKGWGTGGVDWRRIGTVVH
- the era gene encoding GTPase Era yields the protein MNEPHQHDEPATPEPDFRCGMVALVGRPNVGKSTLLNALIGFRLSIVSPRPQTTRHRILGIDTGEAGQILYVDTPGMHRGGRRAINRSLNRVARAALDEVDLVVQVIEAGRWTEEDEALYALLAGQPVPRLLAINKVDLARDKAALLPFVAELAASHAFDAVHYVSARRRKGLEPLRADILARLPARPAVFGPDEITDRSERFLAAERVREQLMLRLDQEVPYATTVEIERFQDRDDGVTEIHAVIWVEREGQKAIVIGQGGAQLKAIGAAARRQMESLFGRKVFLKLWVKVREGWSDDEHQLKRFGYAD
- the rnc gene encoding ribonuclease III; amino-acid sequence: MKLDYAFRDEALLQLALTHRSAGRPNNERLEFLGDALLGALVAELLFEVHPQASEGELSRLRAQLVNGPALAVIAREMGLGEALRLGPGELKSGGFRRDSILADAFEAVLAAVYLDGGFGACRTLVRQWFAPRVAALPKAAKDAKTRLQEWLQARALPLPSYELLDSRGEEHARIFEVRCAVSEPRPLSAQASGSSRRQAEQEAAQAVLDQLETAAR
- a CDS encoding DUF4845 domain-containing protein produces the protein MKTRQGGMTLIGFLFVLAIVGFFGYMAMKLVPAYTEYMGVSKAMSQIASGGMEGKTLDDVRRDLLYKMGFQYVDDATIKPSDITLDRAGNGATLRVAYDKVVPFLYNISFLLHFEKSVQLQGAPTGQ
- the recO gene encoding DNA repair protein RecO: MRLEQQPVYVLHLRAYRETSLLLECLSRDRGRLGVVARGVRGARARVSRAQLEPFQALRCDLLLRGELATLLAAEGDGPVRRLAGTAGLAGLYLNELTVRFTRRQDPHPALFAAYARTLGRLAAGEAPDWTLRRFERDLLQATGYALRLDSTAEGAPLEPEGWYVYQVERGPVRCPPEHAYALRGVDLAALAADREPAPAARLPLRAMMREVIRHHLGGEPRTWQWLARLPRR